From the genome of Methanofervidicoccus abyssi, one region includes:
- a CDS encoding elongation factor EF-2 yields the protein MGRRAKMVEKIKKLMEIHDRIRNIGICAHIDHGKTTLSDNLLAGAGMISKELAGEQLALDFDEEEAARGITIYAANVSMVHEYEGKEYLINLIDTPGHVDFGGDVTRAMRAIDGTIVVVCAVEGVMPQTETVLRQALKEKVKPVLFINKVDRLINELKLTPEELMNRFTKIINDVNKLILKMAPEEFRDKWIVNVTDGSVAFGSAYYNWAISVPFMKKKGVSFKDIIKYCEEDRQRELAEKAPLHEVILDMVIKHLPDPPTAQKYRIPNIWKGDLNSEIGKAMVNCDPDGPLAGIVTKIIMDKHAGAVAACRLFSGRVKQGDELYLVGIKQKARAQQVAIFMGAERIQVQSVSAGNICAISGLKEASAGETICKPDCIIDPPFESITHVSEPVITVAIEAKNTKDLPKLIEVLRQIAREDNTVRVEINEETGEHLISGMGELHIEVITKTKIGRDAGIEVEVGEPIVVYRETVTGKSPVIESKSPNKHNKLYFVVEPLDEGVLQAYKEGKIKDEDFKKRTTPEVEKVLVEAGMDKEEAKRVMSIYGGNMFINMTRGIIQLDEARELLIEGFKEAMKSGPLAAEKCLGVKVKLVDAVFHEDAIHRGPSQLIPAVRWGIREAMMQAKPVLLEPIQKVFINTPQDYMGDAMREISNRRGQILDIEQEGDMTIIKAKVPVAEMFGFASAIRGATQGRCLWSIEFAGFEKVPNELQDKVIREIRERKGLKVE from the coding sequence ATGGGAAGAAGGGCAAAGATGGTTGAAAAGATTAAAAAACTAATGGAGATACATGACAGGATCAGGAATATAGGTATCTGTGCTCATATAGATCATGGTAAAACAACTCTATCTGACAACTTACTTGCTGGGGCAGGAATGATCTCCAAGGAACTTGCTGGGGAGCAGCTGGCACTGGACTTTGACGAGGAAGAGGCTGCAAGAGGTATTACTATCTATGCAGCAAACGTCTCCATGGTCCACGAATACGAGGGTAAGGAGTACCTTATTAACTTAATAGACACTCCAGGGCACGTAGACTTTGGAGGGGACGTTACAAGGGCAATGAGGGCTATAGACGGTACCATCGTCGTTGTATGTGCTGTAGAAGGGGTAATGCCTCAGACAGAGACTGTATTAAGACAGGCACTCAAGGAGAAGGTTAAACCTGTCCTATTTATAAACAAAGTAGATAGACTTATAAACGAGTTGAAACTGACACCTGAAGAATTGATGAATAGATTTACAAAGATTATTAATGACGTCAACAAGTTGATACTTAAGATGGCTCCTGAGGAGTTCAGGGATAAATGGATAGTGAATGTAACTGATGGTAGTGTGGCATTTGGTTCTGCCTACTACAACTGGGCAATATCTGTACCCTTTATGAAGAAAAAAGGAGTGTCCTTCAAAGATATTATTAAATACTGTGAAGAAGATAGACAGAGAGAACTTGCTGAGAAGGCTCCACTCCACGAGGTAATTCTAGACATGGTAATTAAACATCTACCAGATCCACCAACTGCTCAGAAGTATAGAATTCCAAATATCTGGAAGGGAGATCTTAACTCAGAGATAGGTAAGGCTATGGTAAACTGTGATCCTGACGGTCCTTTAGCAGGCATTGTAACAAAGATTATAATGGATAAACATGCCGGTGCAGTGGCTGCCTGTAGGCTCTTCAGTGGTAGGGTAAAGCAAGGGGATGAGTTATATTTAGTTGGTATAAAACAGAAGGCAAGGGCTCAGCAGGTTGCTATATTCATGGGTGCAGAGAGGATACAGGTCCAAAGTGTTTCAGCTGGGAACATCTGTGCAATATCTGGGTTGAAGGAGGCAAGTGCAGGAGAAACTATCTGTAAGCCCGATTGTATAATAGATCCACCATTCGAGTCTATAACCCACGTAAGTGAACCTGTTATTACAGTGGCAATAGAGGCAAAGAACACCAAAGATCTTCCAAAGTTAATCGAGGTTCTTAGACAGATAGCAAGGGAAGATAACACTGTAAGAGTGGAGATTAACGAAGAGACAGGGGAACATCTAATCAGTGGTATGGGAGAACTTCATATAGAAGTTATTACAAAGACTAAGATAGGTAGGGATGCAGGTATCGAAGTAGAGGTTGGAGAACCTATAGTAGTATACAGGGAAACTGTAACTGGTAAATCTCCAGTAATAGAGAGTAAGTCTCCTAACAAACATAACAAACTGTACTTCGTAGTAGAACCTTTGGATGAAGGAGTACTTCAGGCCTACAAGGAAGGTAAGATAAAGGATGAGGACTTCAAGAAGAGGACAACACCAGAGGTAGAGAAGGTGCTAGTAGAGGCGGGAATGGACAAGGAAGAAGCTAAGAGGGTAATGTCCATATACGGAGGAAACATGTTCATCAACATGACTAGAGGTATTATCCAGTTGGATGAGGCTAGGGAGTTGTTAATTGAAGGTTTCAAAGAGGCTATGAAAAGTGGTCCTTTAGCTGCCGAGAAGTGTCTTGGAGTGAAGGTTAAACTTGTAGATGCAGTATTCCACGAAGATGCTATTCACAGGGGACCATCCCAGTTAATACCTGCTGTAAGATGGGGTATAAGAGAGGCAATGATGCAGGCAAAACCAGTGCTCTTAGAGCCTATCCAGAAGGTATTCATCAACACACCACAGGACTACATGGGGGATGCAATGAGGGAGATAAGCAACAGAAGAGGGCAGATATTAGATATAGAACAGGAAGGAGATATGACAATTATAAAGGCAAAGGTACCAGTTGCAGAGATGTTTGGATTTGCCAGTGCAATTAGGGGTGCTACTCAGGGTAGGTGTCTCTGGAGTATAGAGTTTGCAGGTTTTGAGAAAGTACCTAACGAATTACAGGATAAAGTTATAAGAGAGATAAGAGAGAGAAAGGGGTTAAAGGTAGAGTAA
- the tuf gene encoding translation elongation factor EF-1 subunit alpha, with product MAKKKPVLNVAFIGHVDAGKSTTVGRLLLDSGAIDPQELEKLRREAEEKGKAGFEFAYIMDKLKEERERGVTIDVAHKKFESKKYEVTIVDCPGHRDFIKNMITGASQADAAILVVDVNDAKTGIQPQTREHMFLIRTLGVNQLAVAINKMDTVNYSEEEYKKMKEMLSNQLLKILGYNPDNIHFVPTAAYHGDNVVKKSEKMPWYNGPTLVEVIDTFNPPEKPVDKPLRLPIQDVYSITGVGTVPVGRVETGVMRPGDKIVFEPAGVTGEVKSIEMHHEPIQQAEPGDNIGFNVRGVSKKDIKRGDVVGHPDNPPTVASEFTAQIVVLQHPTVITAGYTPVFHAHTAQVACTFAELLKKLNPATGEVVEENPDYLKTGDAAIVKIVPTKPMVIENVREIPQLGRFAIRDMGMTVAAGMCIDVKPKNK from the coding sequence ATGGCAAAGAAGAAGCCAGTACTAAATGTAGCATTTATAGGACACGTAGATGCAGGTAAATCCACAACAGTAGGTAGGTTACTCCTAGACAGTGGTGCTATAGATCCACAGGAATTGGAGAAGTTAAGAAGAGAAGCTGAAGAAAAGGGTAAGGCAGGATTCGAGTTTGCATATATTATGGACAAGTTGAAAGAGGAGAGAGAAAGAGGAGTAACCATAGACGTTGCCCACAAGAAGTTTGAAAGTAAGAAGTACGAGGTAACAATCGTAGACTGTCCTGGACACAGAGACTTTATTAAAAACATGATTACAGGAGCATCCCAGGCAGATGCTGCAATATTAGTAGTTGATGTAAATGACGCTAAAACGGGAATTCAACCACAGACAAGGGAACACATGTTCCTAATTAGAACTCTTGGAGTAAACCAGTTAGCAGTAGCAATAAACAAGATGGATACCGTCAACTACAGTGAAGAAGAGTATAAAAAGATGAAGGAGATGCTCTCCAACCAGTTGTTGAAGATATTAGGTTACAACCCTGACAACATCCACTTCGTACCTACCGCAGCATATCATGGAGACAACGTTGTTAAGAAGTCAGAAAAGATGCCATGGTATAACGGACCTACATTAGTAGAAGTTATAGACACATTCAACCCACCAGAGAAACCAGTAGACAAACCACTGAGACTCCCAATCCAAGATGTATACTCCATTACAGGAGTAGGTACAGTTCCAGTTGGAAGGGTAGAAACAGGAGTCATGAGACCAGGAGATAAGATAGTATTTGAGCCCGCTGGAGTTACAGGAGAAGTTAAATCAATAGAGATGCACCACGAACCAATACAACAGGCAGAACCTGGAGACAACATAGGGTTCAACGTAAGGGGTGTTAGTAAGAAGGATATTAAGAGAGGAGATGTAGTAGGACATCCAGACAATCCACCAACAGTGGCTTCAGAGTTCACAGCACAGATCGTAGTCCTACAACACCCAACTGTAATTACAGCAGGATACACACCTGTATTCCATGCACATACTGCTCAAGTAGCATGTACCTTTGCAGAACTTCTTAAGAAGTTAAATCCTGCTACTGGTGAAGTTGTAGAGGAAAATCCAGACTATCTAAAAACAGGAGATGCTGCAATAGTTAAAATAGTGCCTACAAAACCAATGGTAATTGAGAATGTAAGAGAAATTCCACAACTTGGTAGGTTTGCAATAAGGGATATGGGAATGACTGTTGCGGCAGGTATGTGTATAGATGTCAAACCAAAGAACAAGTAA